In Deltaproteobacteria bacterium, the DNA window TGACCTCATCGGTCGAACTCCGAATTCCCCTCGGGACCCGGATCCGGACCGAGATCCGGATGGTCCAGCTCTTCCTGCTGTTGACACCCTCGATCGCGTCGTTCTCCGGTCCTGGCGCGCGACGCGTGGTGCAGGCGGATAGCCCGGGCGCAGCGGGCGACGGCGAGGACGATCGAGGAGATGCGGGCGGGCATGGCGGGTGCGGCCTACTCGGTCTTCCCGCGATCGCCGCCGTAGACGAGCTTGCCGATGAGACGTTCCAGCACGACGGCGGACTCGGTCATCGCGATCCGGTCCCCGGGCTTGAGGGTCTCCGGCTCCCCGCCGAGCTGGAGAGAAACGTAGCGATCGCCCAGGAGTCCCGAGGTCACGATCGAGGCGGAGGTGTCGATCGGCAACTTGAGCCGCGCATCGAGATCCATCTTTACCCGAGCTCGGTAATTGTCGTCCAGCGCGATGGAGGCGACCTGCCCGACCTTCACCCCCGAGATCACCACCTGCGCCCGCGGCTTGAGCCCGCCGATCTCGTCGAAGTCGGCGAACACCATGAGCCCGCCCGGGCCCCGCGCGGACAGGCCGCCGACGCTGAGCGACAGGTAGGCGATCGCGCCGAGCCCGGCGAGGACGAAGAGGCCGACGAGGAGGTCCCGCAACGGTGCCCGGGTCATCGCATCACGCTCCCCACAGCGCCGTGATGACGTAGTCGAAGAT includes these proteins:
- the mlaD gene encoding outer membrane lipid asymmetry maintenance protein MlaD, with protein sequence MTRAPLRDLLVGLFVLAGLGAIAYLSLSVGGLSARGPGGLMVFADFDEIGGLKPRAQVVISGVKVGQVASIALDDNYRARVKMDLDARLKLPIDTSASIVTSGLLGDRYVSLQLGGEPETLKPGDRIAMTESAVVLERLIGKLVYGGDRGKTE